The sequence below is a genomic window from Strix uralensis isolate ZFMK-TIS-50842 unplaced genomic scaffold, bStrUra1 scaffold_293, whole genome shotgun sequence.
TGCTGGCGGGGGGGCTCCCCCCGGGGGGGCCCCTGACGCTGGTGTTGGACTCgctcagctggctgctgctgcgcctgccccccccccgcctctgccAGGCCCTGGCGGCTCTGCTGGGGGGGGCCCCCAACACCGGTCAGGACAGCGGGACCCCTTGGGGGGGGCCCTGACAGCGGGATGGGGGTGGGGAGCACAGACACCGGGGTCCCcacggggttgggggggggcaaTTGGGGTGacagggggtccccagggggtTGGGGTGCAGGGAGTCACCCCGagattggggtggggggggcttcAGGCATTGGGGTCCCCATGGGGTTGGGGCACGGGGACACCCacaattggggggggggggggcagacacTGGGGTCCCCATGGGGTTGGGGTACAACTGGGGCTCGGGGTGCAGGGGCTCCCCCAGATTGGGGTGCGGGCCCCCCCAGACgcccgtgcccccccccagcccgcccctCCCGCCTGCTGGCGCTGCTGCACGGGGACCTGCACCCCCCCGGGCTGCTGCGGGCGCTGGGGGCCCTGGCCAGCACCCAGCTCAccctgggggggcccccccccgaCCCAGGCACCCCCCGAGTCGTCAGTGTGCTCAGCCGCCCCCGCAGGGGGGGGGTCAGGCAGCAGGTgggtgtggggaggtgggggcacccatggggtcACGGTGCCCCGAATCGGGGCGCCCCTGGGCCCCCCCAAAcatctccctccccccccaggaTGAGAGCTTCACCCTCCTGCCCGACGGTTCCCTGCGCtccctgggggtgccccccccccgcgctgcaggaggaggaggaggaggggagaccCCCCCCCGGGGATTCGGGGGGTcgggcccccccacaccccctcacCTTCCGCCTGCGGCTGTCAGCGGCCGAGCGGGCGGCACGGGCGGCCGTGCCCCCCCCGTACCAGCTCAGCCCCCCcaggtgagtgggggggggggcccagccccctcccagccctggctcccagtCAGGACCAGTCTCCCCAGTaaccaccgcccccccccaggaGATCAACCCTCCTCCAGACACCCGGGACCATCGTCTGCGCCCCGGAGCCCCCCGAGGACGAGGACCCCGAGGATCCCGACGACGACCTGGACGTGTGACCCCCCCCAGGGTTATTGTAGGACCTACATAAACACCAGGGGTTACTGCAGGACCTACACAAACCTCAGGACCCCAATAAAGCTGTTTCTATCTCGCCCACCTCCGCGTGATCACTGTGAGGGGTCCCTGGGGGCGGGGGAATCCCCCAGTTTTGGGGGGGAGGCGCCCGGACGCCCGGCGCCCCCCCCGGAGGGTCCCGCCGTGAGCGGGAGAGTGGACTCAGGGACCCGGGGCGGGCGCTGGCGCGGAGAGGCCACACGCCTCGCACGGGCCACGCCCTTCAGGGAttccccgccccgcccccagccaggccccgccccccagccaggccccgccccgcgcaggcgCACTGGGGGCCGCCCCTCGCGGCCGGCCTtggcgccgcgcccgcgccccggaAGTGCTCGGCCGGAAGTGACCCCGCGGCGGCGAgcgcggcgggaggggccgggcgggagcgcgatggcggcggccgggggcgccCGCCGGTAACGGCCGAGCTCGACCGACCCGCCGCGGCCGGGGACCGCTGGGGGCCCTTCCCCGGGACCGCCTCCCCCGCACctccggggccgccgccgctccctcctcCGGGCCTtcggggccgccgctccccccggAGCCGTCGCTCCCCCCGGAGCCGCCTCCCCCGCGCCTCCGGCGCCGCCTtcccccggggcggcggccgcagcggggccgggggtcccggggccggcccggggctggggccgccgccgcccccggcgcggggggcgcgAAGCTGGCGGAgctgggccgggcggggggcggcggcggggccggggccgggatgATGCGGACCCAGTGCCTGCTGGGGCTCCGCACCTTCGTGGCGTTCGCCACCAAACTCTGGAGCTTCCTCCTCTACATGCTGCGCCGGCAGGTCCGCACCGTGAGTaccggggccggggggccgcaCCGTGAGTACCGGGGGGCGGGCACCGGCCGTACCGGGGCTCTGGCGGGGGCGGGCCCGGCTGGGGGGGTTCCGCATCCCGCTGCTTCctccggggccgggggggggggggggggggggctctgtccgtgcctcagtttccccagcggGGCCCTCCCGTTCCTCCgccttggggggtgctggggttgcccgtgggggggtccccagcccgcGGGGGGCTTTGGGGGCTCCTCCGTGTCCCCAAACCGGGGCCACGCCGGGCGACCGCGGCCCCCCCCGTCCCTCGGGGGTTTGGGGGTGCGTTaggggggacccaggcgtccgggcggcggggggggggcgctgatGAGGAGCGGCAGGTGAGAGGTTTAATTTAGCCCGGGGGGGGCACATGctggccccccccggggctcggtGCCAGCGGCCACTGTCCTGTGCCCAGCGGTGACGGCAGAGGGGACGCTGCCAGGACACGGTGACgtgtggggggggggcggccgtCTGGGTTCTATTCTGGGCATCGTGGGGGGTAGGACGCCCCACAACAGCCCCGTTGCCCtcccccgcggggctggggggggatttgggggtctgTCCCCCCACTTCAGGGGTCCCCCGCGGCTGTGACAGTCCCCCCTCCTGTCCTGGCAGGTGATCCAGTACCAGACGGTGCGATACGAcgtcctgcccctctcccccgtCTCCCGCAACCGCCTCAGTAAGTTGTGTGGGGGGAGCCCccaaactggggggggggggggggagcatggAGAGCCCTGAAATGGGGGttgtgaggaggagggagagcgACGTGATGTGTTGGGGCTTGGAGGGGGTCACGAGGCCCCCCCCGGAGTGGGGGGGGATTTGAGGGGGACCCCCTGACACCCCTttacctgccccccccccagaccaGGTGAAGAGGAAGATCCTTGTCTTGGACCTGGACGAGACCCTGATCCACTCCCACCACGACGGCGTGCTGCGGCCCACCGTgcgcccggggacccccccagacTTCATCCTCAAGGTCGGGGGGGGGCTGGCGGTCCCCGGGGTGGAGTTtaggggtgctgggagcaggaccTTGGGGTCCAGAGGCAGAATTTTGGGGTCCCAGGTGCTGGGGTGCAGCTGAGGCTTCTGCAGCCCAAGGTGGGGGGTCCCCAAGGAACAGACTTTGGGGGCCCTGGGGTAGAATCTGGGGTCCCCAGGCAAAgagtttgggggggtgggggcagagtTCAGGGGTGCTGGGCGCAGAATTTGGGGGTCCCAGGTGCTGGGGTGCAGCCGAGGCTCCTGGTGCCTGAGGTGGGGGGTTCCTGGGGGTGTTGGCGTCCCACTGacaccctcctcccccccaggTTGTCATCGACAAACACCCCGTCCGGTTCTTCGTGCACAAGCGGCCCCACGTCGATTTCTTCCTGGAGGTGGTGAGtgaccccccaacccccccccattttggggaccccccaaaccccccctccGGCACGGGGACCCTCCAAACCCtcggcgctgccccccgccgcagGTGAGCCAGTGGTACGAGCTGGTGGTGTTCACGGCCAGCATGGAGATCTACGGCTGCGCCGTGGCCGACAAGCTGGACAACAACCGCAGCATCCTCAACCGGCGCTACTACCGCCAggtgggcggggcggggcggggcttgGGCGAGGAaggggcggggctggggcagggaggggcttgggtggggaggggcggggcttggGGCAAGGGGGTGGGGtttgggtggggaaggggtggggtTTATGGGGCGGGGCTAAGAGCAGAGCTTGAGTGACAGGGTGGTGTTTGGAGTGGGGCGGAGCTTGAGGGGTGGAGCATGGAGAGGGGCGGGGCCAAGGGCAGGAGGTGAGTGGGGGTGGGGTCAGGGCTGGGGTGGAGCCAGTGTGGGGGTGTGGGTGATGGCAGAGGGTGGGGCCACTGCGGGGGGGGCAGGGCCCCGAGGGGCAGAGCTGCACCCCGGGGTGTGGCCATGGTGTGGGTGGGGCCTTGTCCCGGTGGGCGGGGCCAAGGGGGCGTGGTCTGACGCTGCCCCGCCCCCAGCACTGCACGCTGGAGCTGGGCAGTTACATCAAGGACCTGTCGGTGGTGCACAGCGACCTGTCCAGCATCGTCATCCTCGACAACTCCCCCGGCGCCTACCGCAGCCACCCCGGtacggccccccccgcccccgcggccccctgcagcccccccagcccctcaccgaccccccctctgcccccagatAACGCCATCCCCATCAAGTCCTGGTTCAGCGACCCCAGCGACACGGCCCTGCTCAACCTGCTGCCCATGCTGGATGCCTTGAGGTGAGacagggggggccgggggggtctggggggtgtctgggggggcacagtggggtctgggggggcagaCTGAAGTTTAGGGGGAGTCCTGAGGGGCACAGCAGGGTCTGGGTCACATCCTGGGGGTTCACAGCAGGGCCTCGGGGGGGCACGGCAGGCtgtggggtgtcctgggggggcAGTGTGGTCCTGAGCACCCTGATGTTGGGGTCTGGCTGGTCTGGGGGGCCCAGGGAGCTGTGTGGGGGTCTCATCCCGCTCTGCCCCCCGCCAGGTTCACAGCCGACGTCCGCTCCGTCCTGAGCCGCAACCTGCACCAGCACCGGCTGTGGTGACGGCAGCCCCGCCCGACACCGTCCCCCCAGCGCTGCCgggacagggacccccccgggccccccacGACAGACAGAGCCAGCGccgtggggacaccccccccccccccacgagaGACTGTGCCAGCGCCGTGGGGATCCCCCGCACCCCCCGAGGAACGGACTCTGCGCCCCGGGGGACACACACGGAGCTTCTCCCcctcggcggggaggggggagcacgGAGCCACATCCCCGACTgcggtgctgggctggggggcgcggggggctgccaccccccccccccccgcagacggacggacggacacgGACAGAcgggcgctgccggccccgccatttttctttttaaaagacctGGGTCCCACCCGCGGCGTCTCCGCCCTCTCTGTGCCGTGTGTgcgtgtcccctccccagctgctcaTGGGGGGGTTTTGGGCCCCCCCCGAccctcctgggggggggggtgtgtgtgtgtccctgcgtgtcGCCCCCGTGGTCCGCTCCGTGGCCcagcgctggccccgccccctcccggcTCCGCCGGCGGCGGTCACGTGACGCCACTGTTTACCTCCCGACCCCGCCCGCCACGTGACTCAGCACCCTCGGGCGGTGACGTCAGTCACATGACGGCCGCAGCACCGCCGTGGATCCCTCCGCAGCGCCACCGCCCGGTTCTTTCCGTTTCTCCCTCGGTCCTCCCGTTACCGGCCCGCTTCCGCGCCACCCCCCCTCCTTTCTaccgcccccacccccccgctgcGCAGCCGCCGTTAACAGGGGCGGGGGGCGTACGCCGTTTCCATACCGACGCGGGGTCCAGCGCGGCGGGTCTTGTGCGCATGCGCTACGCCACTTGCGCTGGCGCTGCTCCGACCGCGCATGCGCTGCGCCGTTTGCGCAGGCGCGTGCGCCCCCGTACCCgtggccgcggggcggcggccgctACGCCGATTGCGTGGGGCGCGCGCGCTGCGCTGTTGGcgtggcggcgggggcggggccgcacCGGGAAGCGGGGGAGGGGCC
It includes:
- the ELP5 gene encoding elongator complex protein 5 isoform X1 is translated as MAAPAAVRCRHREAPVWIWRRPRPYGAVIGRRRDAMLEALVAGGAGGLVLVRDSAACEGRSLLRAFATAAVQRAERVLVLLFDVPREQFEAGLSPAVKQRLLYRDGFTDPLGWSGPDPDLRAGDFGGLLAGGLPPGGPLTLVLDSLSWLLLRLPPPRLCQALAALLGGAPNTARPSRLLALLHGDLHPPGLLRALGALASTQLTLGGPPPDPGTPRVVSVLSRPRRGGVRQQDESFTLLPDGSLRSLGVPPPRAAGGGGGGETPPRGFGGSGPPTPPHLPPAAVSGRAGGTGGRAPPVPAQPPQEINPPPDTRDHRLRPGAPRGRGPRGSRRRPGRVTPPRVIVGPT
- the ELP5 gene encoding elongator complex protein 5 isoform X2; this translates as MAAPTAVRCRHREAPGRDAGGAGGRRRGGAGPRAGAACEGRSLLRAFATAAVQRAERVLVLLFDVPREQFEAGLSPAVKQRLLYRDGFTDPLGWSGPDPDLRAGDFGGLLAGGLPPGGPLTLVLDSLSWLLLRLPPPRLCQALAALLGGAPNTARPSRLLALLHGDLHPPGLLRALGALASTQLTLGGPPPDPGTPRVVSVLSRPRRGGVRQQDESFTLLPDGSLRSLGVPPPRAAGGGGGGETPPRGFGGSGPPTPPHLPPAAVSGRAGGTGGRAPPVPAQPPQEINPPPDTRDHRLRPGAPRGRGPRGSRRRPGRVTPPRVIVGPT
- the ELP5 gene encoding elongator complex protein 5 isoform X3, encoding MAAPTAVRCRHREAPGRDAGGAGGRRRGGAGPRAGAERVLVLLFDVPREQFEAGLSPAVKQRLLYRDGFTDPLGWSGPDPDLRAGDFGGLLAGGLPPGGPLTLVLDSLSWLLLRLPPPRLCQALAALLGGAPNTARPSRLLALLHGDLHPPGLLRALGALASTQLTLGGPPPDPGTPRVVSVLSRPRRGGVRQQDESFTLLPDGSLRSLGVPPPRAAGGGGGGETPPRGFGGSGPPTPPHLPPAAVSGRAGGTGGRAPPVPAQPPQEINPPPDTRDHRLRPGAPRGRGPRGSRRRPGRVTPPRVIVGPT
- the ELP5 gene encoding elongator complex protein 5 isoform X4 — translated: MAAPAAVRCRHREAPVWIWRRPRPYGAVIGRRRDAMLEALVAGGAGGLVLVRDSAACEGRSLLRAFATAAVQRAERVLVLLFDVPREQFEAGLSPAVKQRLLYRDGFTDPLGWSGPDPDLRAARPSRLLALLHGDLHPPGLLRALGALASTQLTLGGPPPDPGTPRVVSVLSRPRRGGVRQQDESFTLLPDGSLRSLGVPPPRAAGGGGGGETPPRGFGGSGPPTPPHLPPAAVSGRAGGTGGRAPPVPAQPPQEINPPPDTRDHRLRPGAPRGRGPRGSRRRPGRVTPPRVIVGPT
- the CTDNEP1 gene encoding CTD nuclear envelope phosphatase 1, producing the protein MMRTQCLLGLRTFVAFATKLWSFLLYMLRRQVRTVIQYQTVRYDVLPLSPVSRNRLNQVKRKILVLDLDETLIHSHHDGVLRPTVRPGTPPDFILKVVIDKHPVRFFVHKRPHVDFFLEVVSQWYELVVFTASMEIYGCAVADKLDNNRSILNRRYYRQHCTLELGSYIKDLSVVHSDLSSIVILDNSPGAYRSHPDNAIPIKSWFSDPSDTALLNLLPMLDALRFTADVRSVLSRNLHQHRLW